Proteins from a single region of Sinorhizobium alkalisoli:
- a CDS encoding extracellular solute-binding protein, with protein MRAILSGLVMLLATGLAAYQAAAAPVHAIAMHGEPALPADFKHFPYVNPDVKKGGRIAYGVVGTFDSLNPFILKSMRTTARGMWDPAFGNLVYESLMQRSQDEPFTMYGLLAETVELDEDRTFIQFNLNPKARWADGQPVTAEDVTFTFELLRDKGRAPFSNRLAKVEKMEKVGERSVRFTFTEDADREFPLLLALSPVLPKHAVDVETFDRTTLEPPLGSGPYRVAEVRPGERIVYRRNPDYWGKDLPSKVGVDNYDEISVEYFLQENTLFEAFKKGEVDVYPEGSATKWARAYDFPAVQSGNVIKESFKPETPSGMLGFVFNTRRPMFQNIKLRQGLALVFDFEWVNKNLFDGAYTRTQSYWQNSSLSFLGVAADDRELELMGNVRERINPAILDGTYRLPVTDGSGRDRNVLREAVTLLREAGYVIKDGKMVDEKTGAPLTFEIMSQNAGQEKIALAYQRFLAPLGIVATVRTVDDSQYQLRSQSFDYDVIIKSYPSSLSPGAEQISYWGSVSRDRQGSSNFAGVANKDVDKMIDNILRAQTPEDFTAAVRAHDRLLVNNSYVVPLYHLDAQWIARWKHIGRPAKVPLYGYQLPTWWDGRAQ; from the coding sequence TTGCGCGCAATTCTTTCCGGCCTGGTCATGCTCCTGGCAACCGGCTTGGCTGCTTATCAAGCCGCTGCCGCACCGGTGCATGCCATCGCCATGCATGGCGAGCCTGCCCTGCCGGCCGATTTCAAGCACTTTCCCTATGTCAATCCGGACGTGAAGAAAGGGGGCAGGATCGCCTATGGCGTCGTCGGCACCTTCGACAGCCTCAATCCCTTCATCCTGAAGAGCATGCGCACCACCGCGCGTGGCATGTGGGACCCGGCATTCGGCAATCTGGTCTACGAGTCGCTGATGCAACGCTCCCAGGACGAGCCCTTCACCATGTATGGGTTGCTTGCCGAGACCGTCGAGTTGGACGAGGACCGTACGTTCATCCAGTTCAACCTCAACCCCAAAGCACGTTGGGCCGATGGCCAGCCGGTGACCGCCGAGGATGTCACCTTCACCTTCGAATTGCTGCGCGACAAGGGGCGTGCGCCGTTCAGCAATCGCCTCGCGAAGGTGGAGAAGATGGAAAAAGTCGGAGAGCGCAGCGTGCGCTTCACTTTCACCGAGGACGCGGATCGCGAATTCCCGCTGCTGCTGGCGCTGTCGCCGGTGCTGCCGAAGCATGCCGTCGATGTCGAGACATTCGACAGGACGACGCTCGAGCCGCCGCTCGGCTCCGGCCCCTATCGCGTCGCCGAGGTGCGGCCGGGCGAGCGGATCGTCTACCGGCGCAATCCGGACTATTGGGGCAAGGACCTGCCCTCGAAGGTCGGCGTCGACAATTACGACGAGATTTCCGTCGAGTATTTTCTCCAGGAAAACACCCTGTTCGAGGCTTTCAAGAAGGGCGAGGTCGACGTCTATCCGGAGGGCAGCGCGACCAAATGGGCGCGCGCCTATGATTTCCCGGCGGTTCAGTCCGGCAACGTGATCAAGGAGAGCTTCAAGCCCGAAACGCCCTCCGGCATGCTCGGTTTCGTCTTCAACACCCGCAGGCCGATGTTCCAAAACATCAAGCTTCGGCAGGGCCTCGCGCTCGTTTTCGACTTCGAGTGGGTGAACAAGAATCTCTTCGACGGAGCCTATACGCGGACGCAGAGCTATTGGCAGAATTCATCGCTTTCCTTCCTCGGTGTCGCCGCCGACGACCGCGAGCTCGAGCTGATGGGGAACGTTCGGGAGAGGATCAATCCGGCGATCCTCGACGGAACCTACCGTCTTCCCGTAACCGACGGGTCCGGTCGCGACCGCAATGTGCTGAGGGAGGCGGTGACCCTGCTTCGGGAAGCCGGCTATGTCATCAAGGACGGCAAGATGGTCGATGAGAAAACGGGCGCCCCGCTCACCTTCGAGATCATGAGCCAGAATGCGGGCCAGGAGAAGATCGCGCTGGCCTATCAGCGCTTCCTGGCGCCGCTCGGCATCGTCGCGACGGTGCGGACGGTTGACGACTCCCAATACCAGTTGCGCAGCCAGTCCTTCGACTATGACGTGATCATCAAGTCCTATCCTTCGTCGCTATCGCCGGGAGCGGAGCAGATATCCTATTGGGGATCCGTGTCGCGCGATCGCCAAGGCAGTTCCAACTTCGCCGGCGTCGCCAACAAGGATGTCGACAAGATGATCGACAATATCCTGCGGGCACAGACGCCCGAGGATTTCACCGCCGCCGTGCGCGCGCATGACCGGCTGCTGGTCAACAATTCCTACGTCGTGCCGCTCTATCATCTCGATGCGCAATGGATCGCCCGCTGGAAGCATATCGGCCGGCCTGCAAAGGTGCCGCTCTATGGCTACCAGCTTCCGACCTGGTGGGACGGGCGTGCCCAGTAA
- a CDS encoding succinate dehydrogenase assembly factor 2: MTGISRTSADLDPRRRRILFRAWHRGIREMDLILGQFAEAEIASLTDPELDELETIMGEEDNDLVRWITGEKPLPERHATALFARIAAYRPDFDPVR; the protein is encoded by the coding sequence ATGACCGGCATTTCGCGCACGAGCGCCGATCTCGACCCGCGTCGGCGCCGAATACTGTTTCGCGCCTGGCATCGCGGCATCCGTGAGATGGATCTGATCCTCGGGCAGTTCGCCGAAGCCGAGATTGCAAGCCTCACCGATCCCGAGCTCGACGAGCTCGAAACGATCATGGGCGAAGAAGACAACGACCTCGTGCGCTGGATCACGGGAGAGAAGCCGCTGCCCGAGCGGCATGCGACGGCGCTGTTCGCGCGCATCGCGGCCTATCGCCCGGATTTCGATCCCGTCCGCTAG
- the recG gene encoding ATP-dependent DNA helicase RecG — protein MRPALLDPLFSPLDTLPGIGPKTGELYARLLGRETIDDCRVVDLLFHAPHSLIDRRRQPGIAHAPQGAIVTITGRVDRHQPSPHGRPNVPYRVFLHDDSGELALTFFRVKGNWLEKALPVDEIVTVSGKVDWFNGRASMVHPDHMVSAAEAENLPLVEPVYGLTAGLAPRALRKTIEAAVARIPDLPEWLDETFLRQQGFGSAKESFHRLHEPRDETDIDNQAPARRRLAYDEFLAGQLSLALVRQRLRKVAGSPVHATGRLSGPVLAALPFSLTASQSAAVRDILADMSGAERMLRLLQGDVGSGKTAVALMTMLAAIESGGQAVLMAPTEILARQHHATLSRMAAPAGITTDVLTGRTKGKERDAILERIASGETHMVIGTHALFQDAVNYHRLILAVVDEQHRFGVHQRLRLTAKSISPHMLVMTATPIPRTLVLAAFGDMDVSKLTEKPAGRKPIQTVTIPTERTDEIIDRLDSALRQGKKAYWICPLVEESEETDAMSADERYQGLVRRFGNDVGLVHGRMAGPEKDAVMLAFKNGEIRVLVATTVVEVGVDVPDATIMVIEHAERFGLAQLHQLRGRVGRGDEASTCILLYKGPLSDAGHARLSILRETEDGFLIAEEDLKLRGEGELLGTRQSGTPGFRIASLEAHADLLETARKDAAYVIERDPDLTSDRGEALRTLLYLYRRDEAIRFLRAG, from the coding sequence ATGCGCCCTGCCCTGCTCGATCCGCTGTTTTCGCCCCTCGACACGCTGCCCGGCATCGGTCCGAAAACCGGCGAGCTTTACGCGCGGCTGCTCGGGCGCGAAACGATCGACGATTGCCGCGTCGTCGATCTCCTGTTTCACGCCCCCCACTCGCTGATCGATCGGCGCCGGCAGCCGGGCATCGCCCATGCGCCGCAGGGCGCGATCGTCACCATCACCGGGCGCGTCGACCGGCACCAGCCATCGCCGCACGGACGTCCCAACGTGCCCTATCGCGTCTTCCTGCACGACGACAGCGGCGAGCTGGCGCTGACCTTCTTCCGCGTCAAGGGGAACTGGCTGGAAAAGGCGCTGCCGGTCGACGAAATCGTGACCGTCAGCGGCAAGGTGGATTGGTTCAACGGTCGCGCATCGATGGTCCACCCGGACCACATGGTCTCTGCGGCGGAAGCGGAGAACCTGCCATTGGTCGAGCCCGTCTATGGGCTCACGGCCGGGCTCGCCCCGAGGGCGCTCCGTAAGACCATCGAGGCGGCGGTGGCGCGCATCCCCGATCTACCCGAATGGCTCGACGAGACGTTTCTCCGCCAACAAGGATTCGGAAGTGCGAAGGAGAGTTTTCATCGCCTGCATGAACCTCGGGACGAGACCGATATCGACAACCAGGCTCCGGCGCGCCGGCGGCTCGCCTATGACGAGTTCCTGGCCGGTCAGCTTTCGCTCGCGCTGGTGCGCCAGCGGCTGCGGAAGGTCGCCGGCTCGCCGGTGCATGCGACGGGGCGCCTAAGCGGTCCTGTACTCGCCGCCCTGCCCTTCTCGCTGACGGCAAGCCAGTCGGCTGCCGTAAGGGACATACTTGCCGACATGTCCGGTGCCGAGCGCATGCTGCGCCTGCTTCAGGGCGACGTTGGCTCCGGCAAGACGGCGGTGGCGCTCATGACGATGCTCGCGGCGATCGAATCCGGCGGCCAGGCGGTGCTGATGGCACCGACGGAGATTCTCGCCCGCCAGCACCATGCCACGCTTTCCAGGATGGCAGCGCCGGCGGGCATCACCACCGACGTCTTGACGGGCCGGACCAAGGGCAAGGAGCGCGACGCGATCCTCGAGCGCATCGCCTCCGGCGAGACGCATATGGTCATCGGCACGCATGCGCTATTCCAGGACGCGGTGAACTACCATCGACTCATCCTCGCCGTCGTCGACGAGCAGCATCGCTTCGGCGTCCATCAAAGGCTGCGGCTGACGGCCAAAAGCATCTCTCCGCACATGCTGGTCATGACCGCCACGCCGATCCCGCGCACGCTCGTGTTGGCGGCCTTTGGCGACATGGATGTCTCCAAGCTCACGGAGAAGCCGGCCGGCCGCAAGCCGATACAGACCGTCACCATTCCGACCGAGCGTACCGACGAGATCATCGACAGGCTCGATTCCGCGCTCCGGCAAGGCAAGAAAGCCTATTGGATCTGCCCGCTCGTGGAGGAATCGGAAGAGACCGACGCCATGTCCGCCGACGAGCGCTATCAAGGGCTCGTCCGCCGCTTCGGCAATGATGTCGGACTGGTCCACGGCCGGATGGCGGGGCCGGAAAAGGACGCCGTCATGCTCGCCTTCAAGAACGGCGAGATTCGCGTGCTCGTAGCGACGACGGTGGTGGAGGTCGGCGTCGACGTTCCCGATGCGACGATCATGGTGATCGAGCACGCCGAACGCTTCGGCCTTGCGCAATTGCACCAACTGCGCGGCCGCGTCGGCCGCGGCGACGAGGCCTCCACCTGCATCCTGCTCTACAAGGGACCGCTGAGCGATGCGGGGCACGCGCGGCTTTCGATCCTCAGGGAAACGGAAGACGGGTTCCTGATCGCCGAGGAGGATTTGAAGCTTCGCGGCGAAGGCGAGCTTCTCGGCACGCGCCAATCCGGCACCCCCGGCTTCCGCATCGCCAGCCTGGAGGCGCACGCCGATCTTCTGGAGACCGCACGAAAGGACGCGGCCTATGTCATCGAGCGGGACCCGGATCTGACGTCGGATCGCGGCGAAGCGTTGAGGACGCTGCTCTATCTTTATCGACGTGATGAAGCGATCCGGTTCCTGCGGGCGGGATAA
- a CDS encoding DsbA family oxidoreductase, which produces METVNIDIVSDVVCPWCYLGKNRLDQAIANVANEVQVAIRWRPYQLNPDLPPEGVDHKRHLAEKFGGRAAVDRAHEMLEGLGREAGIAFDFDAVKISPNTLDAHRLIRWAATSGSAAQEETVRLLFKANFEEGKNVGDHAILLDIAEKAGLDRPVIGTLLSSDADKDAVKQEIDMARDMGVTGVPCFILDQQYAVMGAQSVEVLTNALLELAAMKAARPAH; this is translated from the coding sequence ATGGAAACCGTCAATATCGATATCGTCTCGGACGTCGTCTGCCCGTGGTGCTATCTCGGCAAGAACCGCCTCGACCAGGCGATCGCCAATGTGGCCAACGAGGTGCAGGTCGCGATCCGATGGCGTCCCTATCAGCTCAACCCCGATCTGCCGCCGGAGGGCGTCGACCATAAGCGCCACCTCGCGGAAAAGTTCGGCGGTCGGGCCGCCGTCGACCGTGCGCATGAAATGCTCGAAGGGCTCGGTCGCGAGGCCGGCATCGCCTTCGATTTCGATGCGGTGAAGATCAGCCCCAATACGCTCGACGCCCATCGCCTGATCCGCTGGGCCGCCACCAGCGGATCAGCCGCTCAGGAGGAGACCGTACGCCTGCTCTTCAAGGCGAATTTCGAAGAGGGCAAGAATGTCGGCGATCACGCGATCCTGCTTGACATCGCGGAGAAGGCCGGGCTCGATCGCCCGGTCATCGGCACCCTCCTCTCCTCCGACGCCGACAAGGACGCCGTCAAGCAGGAGATCGACATGGCGCGCGACATGGGTGTGACCGGCGTCCCCTGCTTCATCCTCGATCAGCAATATGCGGTGATGGGCGCGCAGTCGGTCGAAGTACTGACCAACGCCCTGCTCGAACTTGCCGCGATGAAAGCGGCCCGCCCGGCGCACTGA
- a CDS encoding diguanylate cyclase: MQLRTENPATMAEVARLLAGRTRDIRLTGELRRLFRERSWPRTAKIIRAWMTWVAFLDVLTLSLNAILLPKAIVMAMLAPACILPPAALATAFIWRKPRAYWLQKISIIAGLLLILLSVALVGVSAGGEFYERHLNIMLFVAITAIIIFAIPLAWTVTVAAIALGLYLVFQLLNPNLEPGNAVAATLFFASGIVATVVARRTMTILAQKTFLLELRDRSRVAELADANARLERLARTDPLTGIANRRWMMETLHHLWNGGMNCRGCAMLMCDVDEFKKLNDHLGHAEGDRCLVKVAGIIQSSVNGERDHVARYGGEEFLVVLPGADEQEAIATAERIRKSVEAASLPNPASRVGPYVTLSIGVAIQPPDKASISPEQLQNEADAALYLAKQAGRNCVLLHQPDAAGT; encoded by the coding sequence ATGCAGCTTCGGACGGAGAATCCTGCCACCATGGCAGAAGTCGCGCGCCTTCTCGCGGGCCGCACGCGGGACATTCGCCTCACAGGTGAGCTTCGCCGCCTGTTTCGAGAGCGCTCCTGGCCGCGAACGGCCAAGATCATTCGTGCATGGATGACGTGGGTGGCATTTCTGGATGTGTTGACCCTCAGTCTCAACGCCATACTGCTCCCGAAGGCGATCGTGATGGCGATGCTCGCGCCAGCCTGCATTCTTCCGCCCGCCGCGCTGGCGACCGCCTTTATCTGGCGAAAGCCGCGCGCCTATTGGCTGCAAAAGATCTCCATCATCGCTGGCCTGCTCCTCATTCTCCTGTCGGTCGCCCTGGTGGGGGTGAGCGCAGGGGGCGAGTTCTACGAACGCCACTTGAACATCATGCTTTTCGTGGCGATCACCGCCATCATCATTTTCGCCATTCCACTGGCCTGGACAGTGACGGTCGCCGCCATTGCGCTTGGCCTCTACCTCGTCTTCCAGTTGCTGAATCCGAACCTGGAGCCGGGGAATGCCGTAGCTGCGACGCTTTTCTTTGCGAGCGGCATCGTCGCAACTGTCGTCGCGCGACGCACCATGACGATTCTCGCTCAGAAGACTTTCCTACTCGAGCTCAGAGACCGGAGCCGGGTCGCGGAACTTGCCGACGCGAATGCCCGGCTCGAGCGCCTTGCGAGAACCGATCCCCTGACCGGCATCGCCAATCGGCGCTGGATGATGGAAACTCTCCATCATCTGTGGAACGGCGGCATGAATTGCCGCGGCTGCGCCATGCTGATGTGCGATGTCGACGAGTTCAAGAAGCTGAACGATCACCTGGGGCATGCGGAAGGCGATCGCTGCCTCGTGAAGGTCGCCGGCATTATCCAGAGCAGCGTGAACGGCGAACGGGACCATGTCGCCCGCTATGGCGGCGAGGAGTTCCTCGTGGTGCTGCCGGGTGCAGACGAGCAAGAAGCCATTGCGACGGCCGAGCGAATCCGAAAGAGCGTCGAAGCAGCCTCGCTTCCGAACCCTGCCTCGCGCGTGGGGCCCTATGTGACCCTCAGCATTGGCGTGGCGATCCAGCCGCCGGACAAGGCGAGCATTTCACCGGAGCAGCTTCAGAACGAAGCGGATGCGGCCCTTTATCTTGCCAAGCAGGCAGGTCGCAATTGTGTATTGCTCCACCAGCCGGATGCAGCGGGAACGTAG
- a CDS encoding LacI family DNA-binding transcriptional regulator — protein sequence MAAKKPSIREVAAYAGVSTATVSNVFSGRKPVNDELKKSVLEAAEHLGYQIDRAASQLRSGRTRIIAVLVPDLTDTFFATIVSRLETQAFAEGYDVIVASSHDDPSVESSRLKALLSWKPAGMIAVPCSSSIPTELVEIEKTLPMVLVDRVASEGAIADTVTLDNREAGQIAASHLLEHGHRDIVIAVSDLDYPPIFERAEGAAGLIAQRTGARPVTLKLGTNMEAGARIFSDWMDRNTAPGAVIALTNVTTLSVLSALAERRIAIPDKTSIVAFDDYAWMAARNTGLTAIRQPVDRMAETAWKRLQLRMDMGMEAPAEPSVLNASLVVRDSVRDLDSRKPHPVGNDAQDTALPGEGLLAASRHGKNIH from the coding sequence GTGGCCGCGAAAAAGCCGTCAATCCGCGAGGTCGCCGCCTATGCGGGCGTATCCACCGCAACGGTTTCGAACGTCTTCAGCGGCCGCAAACCCGTCAACGACGAACTGAAGAAGAGCGTTCTCGAAGCGGCGGAGCATCTTGGCTATCAGATCGACCGTGCCGCCTCTCAACTGCGCTCCGGAAGGACACGCATCATTGCGGTCCTTGTTCCGGATCTCACCGACACCTTCTTCGCGACGATCGTCTCCCGGCTGGAAACCCAAGCCTTTGCGGAAGGCTATGACGTCATCGTCGCGAGCTCCCATGACGATCCATCGGTGGAATCCTCGCGTCTGAAGGCGCTCCTTTCCTGGAAGCCGGCAGGCATGATTGCTGTCCCCTGCTCGAGCTCCATTCCCACGGAGCTCGTCGAGATCGAAAAGACGCTTCCCATGGTGCTTGTCGACCGCGTGGCAAGCGAGGGTGCCATCGCCGACACGGTCACCCTCGACAACCGGGAGGCCGGACAGATTGCCGCCAGCCATCTTCTCGAACATGGCCACCGCGACATCGTGATCGCCGTCTCCGATCTGGATTACCCGCCAATATTCGAGCGAGCCGAGGGCGCCGCCGGCCTGATCGCGCAGCGCACCGGCGCGCGCCCTGTCACACTCAAGCTCGGCACCAACATGGAAGCCGGAGCAAGGATCTTCTCCGATTGGATGGACCGCAATACGGCTCCGGGCGCAGTGATCGCGCTCACCAACGTGACGACCTTGAGCGTGCTGTCGGCTCTTGCGGAACGTCGAATTGCCATTCCCGACAAAACCTCGATTGTCGCTTTCGACGATTATGCTTGGATGGCGGCGCGCAATACCGGACTGACGGCCATACGCCAACCCGTGGACCGGATGGCCGAGACGGCCTGGAAAAGGCTGCAACTGAGAATGGACATGGGCATGGAAGCACCGGCCGAACCCTCGGTTCTCAATGCCAGTCTCGTTGTGCGGGATTCGGTGCGCGACCTCGACAGCCGAAAGCCGCATCCGGTTGGAAACGACGCTCAGGATACCGCATTGCCGGGCGAAGGACTTTTGGCGGCTTCCCGGCACGGGAAGAATATCCACTGA
- the mfd gene encoding transcription-repair coupling factor: protein MIPGLDAKRVVAATREVTIGPVPSGAEALILADLARAGTPVAYFLSDGQRIADLEQVLGFVAPDIPVLTLPGWDCLPYDRVSPSADISARRLAALSALIAHRAKPHAAIVLVTVNAALQRISPRRVIEGLAFSARPGNQVRMDDLAARLERNGFERVPTVREVGEFAVRGGILDVYVPGGGEPLRLDFFGDTLETIRSFDPVSQRTTGQVRSLDLNPMSEVSLTPETISHFRKQYLSRFGAATRDDALYQAVSEGRRYAGMEHWLPLFYDRLETVFDYLDGFRIVTDHLIREAAAERSKLILDYYDARLASASPGKQFPQGTPYKPVPAELLYLGAEAFGTALTERRAVRLSPFSEHEGEARQVVTIEARQGLRWAKAVGEESDGERVNVFDHAVKHIAEKRAKGAKVVISGWTEGSLDRLTQVLAEHGLARIRPIKALSDLGSLKPGEAASAVLSLEAGFETGDLVVIGEQDILGDRLVRRSKRRKRGADFIAEMTGLDEGSYVVHAEHGIGRFVGLRTIEAAGAPHDCLELLYADDAKLFLPVENIELLSRYGSEGTDAILDKLGGVAWQARKAKLKKRLLDMAGGLIRIAAERHTRHAPVLAAQDGVYDEFAARFPYDETEDQLNSIEAVRDDLGSGRPMDRLVCGDVGFGKTEVALRAAFIAAMNGIQVAVVVPTTLLARQHYKTFAERFRGLPVRIQQASRLVGSKELALTKKEVAEGKTDIVIGTHALLGSSIKFANLGLLIIDEEQHFGVKHKERLKELKTDVHVLTLSATPIPRTLQLALTGVRELSLITTPPVDRMAVRTFISPFDALVIRETLMREHYRGGQSFYVCPRVSDLSEVHEFLNSDVPELKVAVAHGQMPATELEDIMNAFYEGRYDVLLSTTIVESGLDVPTANTLIVHRADMFGLAQLYQLRGRVGRSKVRAFALFTLPVNKTLTGPAERRLKVLQSLDTLGAGFQLASHDLDIRGAGNLLGEEQSGHIKEVGFELYQQMLEEAVAELKGEEEIHDTGWSPQISVGTPVMIPEEYVPDLNLRLGLYRRLGELTDLKEIDGFGAELIDRFGPLPVEVQHLLKIVYIKALCRTANVEKLDAGPKGVVVQFRNKEFPNPAALVGYIAKQGTVAKIRQDQSIFFQRELASPEKRLSGAAMVMTQLAGLAKAG from the coding sequence ATGATACCTGGCCTCGATGCGAAGAGGGTTGTGGCGGCAACGCGGGAAGTGACGATCGGGCCCGTGCCCTCCGGCGCCGAGGCGCTGATCCTTGCGGATCTGGCGCGGGCAGGAACGCCGGTCGCCTATTTCCTTTCCGACGGCCAACGGATAGCCGATCTCGAGCAGGTTCTTGGCTTCGTGGCGCCCGACATTCCCGTCTTGACGCTGCCGGGCTGGGACTGCCTGCCTTACGACCGAGTGTCGCCGAGCGCCGATATTTCGGCGCGGAGGCTGGCCGCATTGAGCGCGCTCATTGCGCATCGGGCAAAGCCGCATGCGGCGATCGTGCTCGTCACCGTCAATGCCGCCCTGCAGAGGATTTCGCCGCGGCGGGTGATCGAAGGTCTTGCCTTTTCGGCGCGGCCTGGCAACCAGGTGCGCATGGACGATCTCGCCGCCAGGTTGGAGCGAAACGGCTTCGAGCGGGTGCCGACTGTGCGCGAGGTTGGCGAGTTTGCCGTGCGGGGTGGCATTCTCGACGTCTATGTGCCTGGAGGCGGCGAGCCGCTGCGTCTCGATTTCTTCGGCGATACGCTGGAAACGATCCGCTCATTCGACCCGGTCAGCCAGCGCACGACGGGGCAGGTGCGCTCGCTCGACCTCAACCCGATGAGCGAAGTGTCGCTGACGCCGGAGACCATCAGCCATTTCCGCAAGCAGTATCTCTCGCGCTTCGGCGCGGCGACTCGCGACGATGCACTCTACCAGGCCGTCTCGGAAGGGCGCCGCTATGCCGGCATGGAACATTGGCTGCCGCTCTTCTACGATCGCCTGGAAACGGTTTTCGACTATCTCGACGGCTTCCGTATCGTCACGGATCACCTGATCCGCGAAGCGGCCGCGGAGCGCTCGAAGCTGATCCTCGACTATTATGACGCGCGGCTTGCATCCGCGTCGCCGGGCAAGCAGTTCCCGCAGGGCACCCCCTACAAGCCCGTGCCGGCGGAACTTCTTTATCTCGGCGCTGAAGCATTCGGCACCGCCTTGACCGAACGGCGCGCTGTGCGCCTCTCGCCCTTCAGCGAACATGAAGGGGAGGCGCGTCAGGTCGTCACCATCGAGGCGCGTCAGGGCCTGCGCTGGGCCAAGGCCGTTGGCGAGGAGAGTGACGGCGAACGCGTCAATGTCTTCGACCATGCGGTCAAGCACATCGCGGAAAAGCGGGCGAAGGGTGCGAAGGTCGTCATTTCCGGCTGGACGGAAGGATCGCTCGACCGGCTCACCCAGGTTCTTGCCGAGCATGGTCTTGCAAGGATCCGCCCGATCAAGGCGCTCTCCGACCTCGGCTCTTTGAAACCGGGCGAGGCGGCATCCGCGGTTCTCAGCCTTGAGGCGGGATTCGAAACCGGCGATCTCGTCGTCATTGGCGAGCAGGATATTCTCGGTGACCGGCTAGTGCGCCGCTCGAAGCGCCGAAAGCGTGGCGCCGACTTCATCGCCGAGATGACGGGCCTCGACGAGGGGAGCTATGTCGTGCATGCGGAGCACGGCATCGGCCGCTTTGTCGGCCTGCGCACGATCGAGGCCGCCGGCGCGCCGCATGATTGCCTCGAGCTCCTCTATGCCGACGACGCCAAGCTTTTCCTGCCGGTGGAAAACATCGAGCTTCTGTCTCGCTACGGTTCGGAAGGGACAGACGCAATCCTCGACAAGCTCGGCGGCGTCGCCTGGCAGGCGCGCAAGGCCAAGCTCAAGAAGCGGCTGCTCGACATGGCCGGCGGTCTCATCCGCATTGCCGCCGAACGGCACACGCGGCATGCGCCGGTTCTCGCCGCCCAGGACGGCGTCTATGACGAATTCGCCGCACGCTTCCCCTACGACGAGACCGAGGATCAGCTGAACTCGATCGAGGCCGTTCGCGATGATCTCGGCAGCGGCCGGCCGATGGACCGTCTGGTCTGTGGCGATGTCGGATTCGGCAAGACGGAGGTGGCGCTGCGTGCCGCTTTCATCGCGGCGATGAACGGCATCCAGGTCGCGGTCGTCGTGCCGACGACCTTGCTGGCGCGTCAGCACTACAAGACTTTTGCCGAACGTTTCCGCGGCCTGCCGGTGCGCATCCAGCAGGCCTCCCGCCTTGTCGGCTCGAAGGAACTGGCACTGACCAAGAAGGAAGTCGCGGAGGGCAAGACCGACATTGTCATCGGCACCCATGCGCTGCTCGGTTCCTCGATCAAGTTCGCCAATCTCGGTCTGCTCATCATCGACGAGGAGCAGCATTTCGGCGTCAAGCACAAGGAGCGGCTGAAGGAGCTGAAGACCGACGTCCACGTGCTGACGCTATCGGCGACGCCGATCCCGCGAACGCTGCAGCTTGCTCTGACGGGCGTTCGCGAATTGTCGTTGATCACTACGCCGCCCGTCGATCGCATGGCGGTGCGTACCTTTATTTCTCCCTTCGATGCGCTGGTGATCCGCGAGACGCTCATGCGCGAGCATTATCGTGGCGGCCAAAGCTTTTACGTCTGCCCGCGGGTGAGCGACCTTTCCGAGGTTCACGAGTTCCTGAATTCCGACGTACCGGAGTTGAAGGTCGCGGTGGCGCACGGCCAGATGCCGGCTACCGAACTCGAAGACATCATGAACGCCTTCTATGAGGGCCGCTATGACGTGCTGCTTTCGACGACGATCGTCGAATCCGGCCTGGACGTACCGACCGCCAACACGCTGATCGTTCACCGCGCCGATATGTTCGGCCTGGCTCAGCTCTACCAGCTGCGCGGCCGGGTCGGCCGCTCGAAGGTCCGCGCCTTCGCGCTCTTCACGTTGCCCGTCAACAAGACGCTGACGGGCCCGGCGGAGCGCCGGCTGAAGGTGCTGCAGTCGCTCGATACCCTCGGCGCCGGCTTCCAACTGGCGAGCCACGATCTCGATATCCGCGGCGCGGGCAATCTGCTCGGCGAGGAGCAGTCCGGCCACATCAAGGAGGTCGGCTTCGAGCTTTACCAGCAGATGCTTGAGGAGGCGGTCGCCGAACTCAAGGGCGAGGAGGAGATCCACGACACTGGCTGGTCGCCGCAGATCTCGGTCGGAACGCCGGTCATGATCCCGGAAGAATACGTACCCGATCTCAATCTCCGCCTCGGCCTCTATCGACGCCTCGGTGAACTGACGGACCTCAAGGAAATCGATGGCTTCGGCGCCGAACTGATCGACCGCTTCGGCCCGCTGCCGGTCGAGGTCCAGCATCTCCTGAAGATCGTTTACATCAAGGCGCTGTGCCGGACGGCGAATGTGGAAAAGCTCGATGCCGGACCCAAGGGCGTCGTCGTCCAGTTCCGCAACAAGGAGTTCCCCAACCCGGCGGCCCTCGTCGGCTATATCGCCAAGCAGGGGACGGTCGCCAAGATCCGGCAGGACCAGAGCATCTTCTTCCAGCGGGAGCTTGCATCGCCGGAAAAGCGGCTTTCGGGCGCTGCGATGGTGATGACCCAGCTCGCGGGGCTTGCGAAAGCGGGATGA